In the genome of Cronobacter malonaticus LMG 23826, one region contains:
- a CDS encoding diguanylate cyclase regulator RdcB family protein yields the protein MNGSLVEGPGRHLRALRGRLMVELAKGEEEERYGRLHPQHQQVRERLQKSLIATRAESVGATPEMAALQMLESLSRQSPPGHLALSLTAQALARRSQRLVERGVCAPFAQALEVTAGHYQHNAARLETQLRQSDLLAAAQRHVSEVMARWKNGEFNGWSPAGRCYVVLEELRWGAFGDALRLGEPQEKNALLQPVYNETVSRLAQSVNASPDTRHFYQQWLHTPPQPGLLEHKDMLCWLGAVYDSERQPVSWSVTQTWQSVSLGMPRLCSARRLVNALVEEIFLL from the coding sequence ATGAACGGGTCACTGGTTGAAGGGCCGGGCCGACATTTACGCGCGCTGCGCGGGCGACTGATGGTCGAACTGGCGAAGGGCGAAGAAGAAGAGCGTTATGGTCGTTTACATCCACAGCATCAACAGGTGCGGGAGCGGCTGCAAAAATCACTGATCGCCACGCGTGCGGAATCTGTCGGCGCCACGCCGGAGATGGCGGCGTTGCAGATGCTGGAGTCGCTCTCCCGGCAGAGTCCGCCCGGGCACCTGGCGTTAAGCCTGACCGCGCAGGCGCTGGCGCGTCGCAGCCAGCGTCTTGTTGAGAGAGGCGTTTGCGCGCCTTTCGCACAGGCGCTTGAAGTGACGGCGGGACACTATCAGCACAACGCTGCGCGGCTTGAGACGCAGTTGCGCCAGAGCGATTTACTGGCCGCGGCGCAGCGCCACGTCAGCGAAGTTATGGCGCGCTGGAAAAACGGCGAGTTTAACGGCTGGTCGCCCGCCGGGCGCTGCTACGTGGTGCTGGAGGAGTTGCGCTGGGGCGCATTCGGCGACGCTTTGCGTTTAGGCGAACCGCAGGAAAAAAACGCCCTGTTGCAGCCGGTGTATAACGAGACCGTCAGCCGACTGGCGCAGAGCGTTAACGCGTCGCCCGACACGCGGCATTTCTACCAGCAATGGCTGCATACGCCGCCGCAGCCGGGCCTGCTTGAGCATAAAGATATGCTCTGCTGGCTGGGTGCGGTGTATGACAGCGAGCGCCAGCCGGTCAGCTGGTCGGTGACCCAAACCTGGCAGAGCGTCTCGCTCGGGATGCCGCGCCTCTGTTCGGCAAGGCGGCTGGTGAACGCGCTGGTGGAAGAGATTTTTCTGCTCTGA
- the kdgT gene encoding 2-keto-3-deoxygluconate transporter — MKIKATMERIPGGMMLVPLLLGAILNTLAPETGNYFGSFTKGMISGTVPILAVWFFCIGASIDLRATGTVLRKSGTLVLTKIAVAWLVAMIAASFIPDTGIQTGFFAGLSVLAIVSAMDMTNGGLYASLMNQYGTKEESGAFVLMSLESGPLMTMVILGSAGLASFEPHHFIGAVLPFLIGFALGNLDHDLRAFFSKATPVLIPFFGFALGNTINLRVIMETGLLGIVLGVAVIIITGIPLIMADKFLGGGNGTAGVAASSAAGAAVANPVIIAQINPAFEPVAASATALVAASVIVTAILVPIITALYARHVAKQPPVTQGAESVTTSTLHR; from the coding sequence ATGAAGATTAAAGCTACGATGGAACGCATCCCCGGAGGGATGATGCTTGTCCCGCTATTACTTGGCGCAATTTTAAATACGCTGGCCCCAGAGACCGGGAATTATTTCGGCTCGTTTACCAAAGGCATGATTAGCGGAACGGTACCTATTCTCGCCGTCTGGTTTTTCTGTATTGGCGCGTCTATTGATTTACGCGCGACCGGTACGGTACTGCGTAAATCCGGCACGCTGGTACTCACCAAAATCGCCGTCGCCTGGCTTGTCGCGATGATCGCGGCCTCGTTTATTCCCGACACCGGCATTCAGACCGGCTTTTTCGCCGGGCTGTCGGTACTGGCTATCGTTTCCGCGATGGACATGACCAACGGCGGGCTTTACGCCAGCCTGATGAATCAGTACGGCACGAAGGAAGAGTCCGGCGCGTTTGTGCTGATGTCGCTGGAATCCGGCCCGCTGATGACGATGGTGATTCTGGGATCTGCCGGTCTCGCCTCTTTCGAGCCGCATCACTTTATCGGCGCGGTGCTGCCGTTTCTGATTGGCTTTGCGCTCGGCAACCTTGACCACGATCTGCGCGCGTTCTTCAGCAAAGCCACGCCGGTGCTGATCCCGTTCTTTGGTTTCGCGCTCGGCAATACCATTAATCTGCGCGTGATTATGGAAACGGGCCTGCTGGGGATTGTGCTGGGTGTCGCCGTGATCATTATTACCGGCATTCCGTTGATTATGGCGGATAAGTTTCTGGGCGGCGGCAACGGTACGGCAGGCGTGGCTGCCTCTTCCGCAGCGGGTGCAGCGGTCGCGAACCCGGTTATCATCGCGCAAATTAACCCGGCGTTTGAACCGGTCGCAGCCTCAGCCACGGCGCTGGTGGCCGCGAGCGTTATCGTGACGGCGATTCTGGTGCCCATCATCACCGCGCTGTATGCCCGGCATGTGGCGAAACAGCCGCCTGTAACGCAGGGCGCTGAAAGCGTCACTACGAGCACGCTGCACCGGTAA